A genome region from candidate division KSB1 bacterium includes the following:
- a CDS encoding glycoside hydrolase family 9 protein, which yields MRYPCNIMILLLCSLCCLLMVQTSYSQTRLELTPEEYLWTPQVSVLAFHNVYPVGKQGGIEIIQHDRRIATNGNVAVLLSGADAADEIMTEPIPQISNPERIVDAESEQIRIPFSHAEVNLAFELLIDPLPDHAFAVTLDFKEKPEHGRLEQLSFQMELYPEYYKGKSFVTQSGSGVFPQIFQYHNVNPDDPRVLASGRNLMLAAESKLYGLTIESRAGEIELVDDRLNEQRSWFGIRVKADCDQQENAVHLIFRPQVMENWTRTPVIAHSQVGYHPAQSKEAVLELDSRTTDLQRARLLRFQPDGSRKTVLEAEPERWGSFYRYVYGKFDFTEVRQDGLYQIVYDTVTTTPFRISESVYTDGVWQPSLLTFLPVQMCHMRVRDRNRLWHGLCHMDDGLQAPAPLPFYDGYDQTGETETDYQPNTTIPGMNQGGWHDAGDDDVNTGSSGRATYHLALTWEEFRPDIDKTSIDFDSRMVYLHQPDRLPDMIQHIRHGVDFLLAQYRAADHSFVGIISKDFSTYLQEGHWGAMTDNLFYDPDMPEDSKTGTHSGVFDDRYIFTNKDTRREYAVISYLCAASRALKSFYKEPAEECLATAQRIWDYEETHEPVFYASVGTPRNLFEQRINAAVELYLTTRDDRFLQALRDEQENIYKQMPQTAWTVSRVADHLGDSFRAAFEENLKLYQKELNEQLSKNPFGVAYEEHVWGFGWDILWRMYTHYYLIKQHPDIFTTKPLENVVDYMLGRHPASSLSLVSGVGAHAPIPAFGVNRSDYSYTPGGLYSGVNLIFPDFPELKPDHPYLWQQSEYIVFGATPFIFSVLALETLLDQ from the coding sequence ATGCGATATCCATGCAATATTATGATTTTGTTATTATGCAGTTTGTGCTGTCTTTTAATGGTGCAGACCAGTTACAGCCAAACCCGGCTCGAGCTGACCCCTGAAGAATATTTATGGACGCCGCAGGTGTCTGTGCTGGCCTTTCACAACGTTTATCCGGTGGGCAAACAGGGCGGTATCGAGATTATTCAGCACGACCGGCGCATTGCCACCAACGGCAATGTTGCCGTACTGCTGTCAGGCGCGGATGCGGCGGATGAGATCATGACCGAACCCATTCCGCAAATCAGCAATCCAGAGCGCATTGTGGATGCTGAAAGCGAACAAATCCGCATTCCCTTCAGCCACGCGGAGGTGAATTTAGCTTTTGAATTGCTGATCGATCCGCTGCCGGATCATGCGTTTGCGGTCACGTTGGATTTCAAAGAAAAACCAGAACACGGCCGGCTGGAGCAGCTGAGTTTTCAGATGGAACTGTACCCGGAATATTACAAGGGAAAAAGTTTTGTCACGCAATCCGGGTCCGGTGTGTTCCCGCAGATCTTTCAGTATCACAACGTGAACCCGGATGATCCGCGGGTGCTGGCCTCCGGCCGCAACCTGATGCTTGCCGCGGAATCGAAATTGTACGGGTTGACTATCGAATCCAGAGCCGGAGAGATTGAACTGGTTGACGATCGGCTGAATGAACAGCGCAGCTGGTTCGGCATTCGGGTGAAGGCGGACTGTGATCAACAGGAAAACGCCGTTCATTTGATTTTCCGGCCGCAAGTCATGGAGAACTGGACGCGCACGCCGGTGATCGCTCATTCGCAGGTCGGCTATCATCCGGCTCAGAGCAAAGAAGCGGTTCTTGAACTGGATTCGCGCACCACAGACCTGCAGCGCGCGCGGCTTTTGCGGTTTCAGCCGGACGGCAGCCGGAAAACGGTGCTGGAAGCAGAACCGGAACGCTGGGGCTCGTTTTACCGGTATGTGTATGGCAAATTTGATTTCACCGAGGTGCGCCAGGACGGATTGTACCAGATCGTTTATGATACCGTGACCACAACCCCGTTCCGGATCAGCGAATCGGTGTATACCGACGGAGTCTGGCAGCCGTCGCTGTTGACGTTTCTGCCGGTGCAGATGTGTCATATGCGGGTACGCGACCGCAACCGGCTGTGGCATGGCTTGTGTCATATGGATGACGGACTGCAGGCGCCGGCGCCGCTGCCGTTTTACGACGGCTATGATCAAACCGGCGAAACCGAGACCGACTATCAACCCAACACCACGATTCCGGGCATGAATCAGGGCGGCTGGCACGATGCCGGAGATGATGATGTAAACACCGGGTCTTCGGGCCGCGCGACGTATCATCTGGCGTTGACCTGGGAGGAATTCCGTCCTGATATTGATAAAACCAGCATTGATTTTGACAGCCGCATGGTGTATCTGCATCAGCCGGACCGTCTGCCGGACATGATTCAGCATATCCGACACGGCGTTGATTTTCTGCTGGCCCAGTATCGCGCCGCGGACCACAGTTTTGTCGGCATCATCAGCAAAGACTTTTCCACTTATCTGCAGGAAGGCCATTGGGGCGCGATGACGGATAACCTGTTTTATGATCCGGACATGCCGGAGGATTCGAAAACCGGAACGCATTCCGGGGTTTTTGATGACCGTTATATTTTCACCAACAAGGATACGCGGCGCGAATATGCGGTGATCAGTTATTTATGCGCGGCGTCCCGGGCTCTGAAATCGTTTTACAAAGAGCCGGCCGAAGAATGCCTGGCCACAGCGCAGCGGATCTGGGACTATGAAGAGACGCACGAACCGGTGTTTTATGCATCGGTCGGCACGCCGCGCAATCTGTTTGAACAGCGCATCAACGCAGCGGTTGAACTGTATTTGACCACCCGAGATGACCGGTTTTTGCAGGCACTGCGGGATGAACAGGAGAATATCTACAAACAAATGCCGCAAACCGCCTGGACGGTGAGCCGGGTTGCGGATCATCTCGGTGATTCGTTTCGGGCGGCGTTTGAAGAAAACCTCAAGCTGTATCAAAAAGAGTTGAACGAACAATTATCGAAAAATCCCTTTGGCGTTGCGTATGAGGAACATGTCTGGGGATTCGGATGGGATATTTTATGGCGCATGTATACGCATTATTACCTAATTAAACAGCACCCGGATATCTTTACCACAAAGCCGCTGGAAAACGTGGTGGATTACATGCTGGGACGGCATCCGGCGTCCAGTCTGTCGCTGGTGTCCGGAGTCGGCGCTCATGCGCCCATTCCGGCATTCGGCGTCAACCGCAGTGATTATTCCTACACACCGGGTGGACTGTATTCGGGTGTAAATCTGATTTTTCCGGATTTCCCGGAATTGAAACCGGATCATCCGTATCTGTGGCAGCAGTCCGAATATATCGTGTTCGGCGCCACGCCGTTTATTTTCTCGGTACTGGCGCTGGAAACGCTGCTGGATCAATAA
- a CDS encoding uroporphyrinogen decarboxylase family protein: MSKKQDFDALFHSDPLNRTLFRPILMHFAARYIGATYAQFASDYRTLVRANIECMDAFQTDMVGLISDPYRETSAFGARITFLDEAVPKCEDILIRSKDDIKALANPDVYKAERTRDRIHGAELFQKQLKGGVPIIGWIEGPLAEACDLAGVSEVLMQLMMDPDFVCMLMDKCLMTARAFAKAQIEAGCDVIGIGDAICSQIDQATYDQFVRDRHAELVRFIQDQGARVKLHICGDITHLLPSIKTVAPDICDLDWQVDPDHAAEMLGPDIARCGNINPVSIQNESPQTLYVKARDLIKKEENRAFILSGGCEISVNTPHEHVSALSNACTSGAV, encoded by the coding sequence ATGAGCAAAAAACAGGACTTTGACGCCCTGTTCCATAGTGATCCGCTGAACCGTACTCTGTTTCGGCCGATTTTGATGCATTTTGCCGCGCGTTACATCGGCGCAACATACGCACAGTTTGCATCGGATTACCGCACCCTGGTGCGCGCCAATATCGAATGCATGGATGCCTTTCAAACCGATATGGTCGGACTCATTTCCGACCCTTACCGGGAGACGTCCGCATTCGGCGCCCGCATCACCTTTTTGGATGAAGCGGTACCGAAATGCGAGGATATCCTGATTCGCAGCAAAGATGATATCAAAGCGCTTGCAAATCCGGATGTGTATAAAGCCGAGCGCACCCGTGACCGTATTCACGGCGCCGAGCTGTTTCAAAAGCAGCTGAAAGGCGGGGTTCCGATCATCGGCTGGATCGAAGGACCGCTGGCCGAAGCGTGCGATCTGGCCGGCGTCAGTGAGGTTTTAATGCAGCTGATGATGGACCCTGATTTTGTCTGCATGCTGATGGATAAATGTCTGATGACCGCCAGGGCATTTGCCAAAGCCCAGATCGAGGCGGGCTGTGATGTGATCGGCATCGGAGACGCGATTTGCTCTCAAATTGATCAAGCGACCTACGATCAGTTTGTCCGTGACCGGCATGCCGAACTGGTGCGGTTTATACAGGATCAGGGCGCGCGGGTGAAACTGCATATCTGCGGGGATATCACGCATCTGCTGCCGTCGATCAAAACGGTGGCACCGGATATCTGTGATCTGGACTGGCAGGTGGACCCGGATCATGCCGCTGAAATGCTGGGTCCGGATATCGCTCGCTGCGGTAATATCAATCCGGTGAGCATCCAGAACGAATCACCGCAAACCCTGTACGTCAAAGCCCGCGATCTGATCAAAAAGGAAGAAAACCGGGCATTTATTCTGTCCGGCGGGTGTGAGATTAGCGTCAATACACCGCATGAACATGTGTCCGCCTTGTCCAATGCCTGTACATCGGGAGCTGTATGA
- a CDS encoding Gfo/Idh/MocA family oxidoreductase, which yields MATSHQITLLGTGLIGHFYTQSIHEMRGKDRIHHVCASTKESARAFAEQWEIPNATDDMKAAIQDPDTDMVIIGIPNHLHKEAALMCAQAGKAVLCTKPLGRTAAEAKDILDAVEKAGVFGGYLEDLAYTPKTLKSQESVKKGALGKILWVRSRETHPGPHSDWFWDLEKAGGGAIVDLGCHCIEIIRNYIGKDVRPVEVMCTADTKVHPIEAEDFAICLIRFENEAIGQFEVSWAFRGGMDLRDEVSGSAGTIWINHWLRTGFEMFTSGDSGGYVAEKAESDKGWLFPVGDEVHTLGYPNMFKDMFHAIETGETPMESFYDGYVVNAVIDACYKSAQTRAWEPVELQDWRGKTGADVDRESRPLIDGKYLLIKDEVMPDGRSKRILKDAETGELLQTYKEE from the coding sequence ATGGCAACATCACATCAAATTACGCTGTTGGGAACCGGACTGATTGGTCATTTCTACACGCAAAGCATTCATGAGATGCGCGGCAAAGACCGCATTCATCATGTCTGCGCCTCTACAAAAGAATCGGCGCGAGCCTTTGCCGAACAGTGGGAGATTCCCAACGCCACGGATGATATGAAAGCAGCTATCCAGGATCCGGATACGGACATGGTGATCATCGGCATTCCCAATCATTTGCATAAAGAGGCGGCGCTGATGTGCGCGCAGGCGGGCAAAGCGGTGCTGTGCACCAAGCCGCTGGGACGCACAGCCGCGGAAGCCAAAGATATACTGGACGCGGTTGAAAAGGCCGGGGTGTTTGGCGGTTATTTGGAAGATCTGGCTTATACGCCCAAGACCCTGAAATCACAAGAGTCTGTAAAAAAAGGGGCGCTGGGAAAAATTCTCTGGGTGCGGTCACGGGAAACGCATCCCGGACCGCATTCCGACTGGTTCTGGGACCTGGAAAAAGCCGGCGGCGGCGCGATTGTGGATCTGGGTTGTCACTGTATCGAGATCATCCGCAATTATATCGGCAAGGATGTCCGGCCGGTTGAGGTCATGTGTACGGCGGACACCAAGGTGCATCCTATCGAAGCCGAGGATTTTGCGATTTGTCTGATCCGTTTTGAGAACGAGGCCATCGGTCAGTTTGAAGTCAGCTGGGCGTTCCGCGGCGGCATGGATCTGCGTGATGAAGTGTCCGGCAGCGCGGGAACTATCTGGATCAATCACTGGCTGCGCACCGGATTTGAGATGTTTACCTCCGGCGACTCGGGCGGTTATGTGGCGGAGAAAGCGGAATCGGATAAAGGCTGGCTGTTCCCGGTGGGCGATGAAGTGCATACTCTCGGGTATCCAAATATGTTCAAGGATATGTTTCATGCCATCGAGACGGGTGAAACGCCGATGGAGAGTTTTTATGACGGCTATGTGGTAAATGCCGTTATTGACGCCTGTTACAAATCCGCTCAAACCCGAGCCTGGGAGCCTGTCGAACTGCAGGACTGGCGCGGTAAAACCGGTGCGGATGTTGACCGGGAATCGCGGCCGTTGATTGACGGCAAATACCTGCTGATCAAGGATGAAGTCATGCCGGACGGCCGCAGCAAACGCATTCTCAAGGATGCAGAAACCGGTGAGCTGCTGCAGACATACAAAGAAGAATGA
- a CDS encoding nucleoside permease — protein sequence MKNFVTVRLSTMMFLQFFIWGAWYVVIGNYMTAHGMGHLTFWPYTVNPIAAIIAPFFLGLIADRYFPTERVLGVLHLAGGIVMLFVPSFTGNPTVFILMLLLYNLCYMPTIGLTNSLAFHNIQNQEKQFPVIRVFGTIGWIIAGLFISFGLVHFAGGNLPDLTPLPLYATGVASLLLGLYSFTLPHTPPQAAGQPVSIRSIVGVDALKQLKSPSFFVFLLSSFLICIPLSAYYNFAPIFVKDAGFSSPAFTMSFGQMSEVVFMLLIPVFFARLGVKKMLLVGMGAWVLRYALFAMAAPAGVYWMIIAGILLHGICYDFFFVTGQIYVDKKSTPAIRGQAQGMLVLVTYGLGMLIGAQVAGRIYGAFLGSASVLNGAQWQNFWWLPAGFAAVILVFFGLAFREKVVKQ from the coding sequence ATGAAAAACTTTGTGACTGTGCGTCTCAGCACCATGATGTTTCTGCAGTTTTTTATCTGGGGAGCCTGGTACGTGGTGATCGGTAATTATATGACCGCACACGGCATGGGGCATTTGACCTTTTGGCCGTATACCGTGAATCCCATAGCGGCGATCATTGCGCCGTTTTTTCTGGGATTGATCGCGGACCGTTATTTCCCCACAGAGCGGGTGCTGGGTGTGCTGCATCTGGCAGGCGGTATTGTCATGCTGTTTGTACCGTCGTTCACCGGCAATCCGACCGTTTTTATCCTCATGCTGTTGTTGTACAATCTGTGTTATATGCCGACCATCGGACTGACCAACTCGCTGGCGTTTCATAACATTCAGAATCAGGAAAAACAATTCCCGGTGATCCGGGTATTCGGGACCATCGGCTGGATCATTGCCGGACTGTTTATCAGTTTTGGGCTGGTGCATTTTGCCGGCGGAAACCTGCCGGACCTGACGCCGCTGCCGCTGTATGCGACCGGCGTGGCGAGTCTGCTGCTGGGATTGTACAGTTTTACATTACCGCATACCCCGCCTCAGGCCGCCGGTCAGCCCGTTTCCATCCGCAGCATTGTCGGTGTAGATGCTCTGAAACAACTCAAAAGCCCGTCCTTTTTTGTCTTTCTCCTCAGTTCGTTTTTAATCTGTATTCCCCTGTCTGCTTATTATAATTTTGCGCCTATTTTTGTCAAGGATGCGGGCTTTTCCAGTCCGGCGTTCACCATGTCGTTCGGACAAATGTCCGAGGTGGTCTTTATGCTGCTCATTCCCGTGTTTTTTGCGCGACTGGGTGTTAAAAAGATGCTGCTGGTCGGGATGGGCGCCTGGGTGTTGCGTTATGCGTTGTTTGCCATGGCTGCTCCGGCCGGTGTCTACTGGATGATCATTGCCGGTATTCTGCTGCACGGGATTTGTTATGATTTCTTTTTTGTCACCGGTCAGATTTACGTGGACAAAAAATCGACACCCGCAATCCGCGGTCAGGCGCAGGGCATGCTGGTGCTGGTGACCTATGGACTGGGCATGCTGATCGGCGCGCAGGTGGCCGGGCGCATTTACGGCGCATTTCTGGGCTCGGCGTCCGTTCTGAACGGCGCCCAGTGGCAGAATTTCTGGTGGCTGCCGGCGGGATTTGCCGCGGTCATACTGGTCTTTTTCGGTCTGGCGTTCAGAGAAAAAGTGGTTAAACAGTAA
- a CDS encoding sulfatase-like hydrolase/transferase, which translates to MKRRRFLKAAGTTALAAAILPGCNSKPAGAEKPNFLLLVADDMGWDDLSLHGNSIIATPNLDRFAQESVQFKHFYVNPVCAPTRASLLTGRHFLRTGVSHVHGGKDFLALNEVTVADVLRDNGYRTGMWGKWHSGKTEGYFPWQRGFEEAYMAGLYQHRDNQGFYNGEPKQHKGWITDVLVDYAIDFMQRHQDEPFFAYVPFLSCHAPLNARDDRVKRYMEKGISRALAVVYAMVERMDEQVRRLLDELDALGLSENTVVIFFSDNGPAVLNADLTHADRETRYVNDLRGHKGNIWENGVRSPFFVRWNNHLKPATVERLVDCCDLYPTLLELAGVRNPHNRTLDGRSIADYLYAETEKLKPKYSYNYAQPAWVPTDEPWTPRGVKQEYRPVTPEEKKNLKLRDQIISIQKENYKLMMNPGRIDEMPECAEQGLCLYDVGEDAMQQNDIKAEHPKRVNKLTGRLERWWQSVLRERNSFKMPVFLIGHNGKKHSTVLAYAPYDISKDVKCAFDHTYNWRQAGDFAVYHIRVQIPGSYRVSLDYEAAEVKGSMVQVAVNGARIEGVIDDPNRAVLGSMDLESGEQFLTLTISNASADVPVFDKLYTINLIKT; encoded by the coding sequence ATGAAACGAAGACGATTTTTAAAGGCCGCCGGTACGACAGCGCTGGCGGCGGCGATTTTACCAGGCTGCAACAGCAAGCCTGCAGGCGCGGAGAAACCCAATTTTCTGCTGCTGGTCGCGGATGACATGGGCTGGGACGATCTGTCTCTGCACGGCAATAGCATCATCGCAACGCCGAACCTGGACCGCTTTGCACAGGAATCGGTGCAGTTCAAGCATTTTTATGTCAATCCGGTGTGTGCCCCCACGCGCGCCTCGCTGCTGACGGGTCGGCATTTTCTGCGCACCGGGGTGTCGCATGTACACGGCGGCAAGGATTTCCTGGCCCTAAATGAAGTGACGGTTGCCGATGTGCTGCGGGATAACGGCTACCGCACCGGCATGTGGGGGAAATGGCACAGCGGCAAAACCGAGGGGTATTTCCCCTGGCAGCGCGGATTTGAGGAAGCGTATATGGCGGGACTGTATCAGCATCGGGATAATCAGGGATTCTACAACGGTGAGCCGAAACAGCATAAAGGCTGGATTACGGATGTGCTGGTTGATTACGCCATTGATTTTATGCAGCGGCATCAGGATGAGCCGTTTTTCGCGTATGTGCCGTTTCTGTCGTGTCACGCGCCGCTCAATGCGCGTGATGACCGGGTTAAACGCTATATGGAAAAAGGAATCAGTCGCGCTCTGGCCGTTGTCTATGCCATGGTGGAGCGTATGGACGAACAGGTGCGGCGGCTGCTGGATGAACTTGATGCGCTTGGATTGTCAGAGAACACCGTGGTTATCTTTTTCAGTGATAACGGTCCGGCTGTGCTGAACGCCGATCTGACGCATGCGGACCGGGAAACACGTTATGTCAATGATCTGCGCGGCCACAAGGGCAATATCTGGGAAAACGGTGTGCGTTCGCCGTTTTTTGTGCGCTGGAACAATCACTTAAAACCGGCGACGGTGGAACGGCTGGTGGACTGTTGTGATCTGTACCCGACCCTGCTGGAGCTGGCCGGTGTGCGGAACCCGCACAACCGCACCCTGGACGGGCGGAGTATTGCTGATTATCTGTACGCTGAGACGGAAAAGTTAAAACCTAAATATTCATACAATTATGCACAGCCTGCCTGGGTGCCGACTGATGAGCCCTGGACGCCACGGGGTGTCAAACAGGAATACCGGCCGGTGACGCCGGAGGAGAAAAAGAATCTAAAGCTGCGGGATCAGATTATTTCCATCCAGAAGGAAAACTACAAGCTGATGATGAATCCCGGCCGGATTGACGAGATGCCTGAATGCGCCGAACAGGGATTATGTCTCTATGATGTGGGTGAGGATGCAATGCAGCAGAATGACATCAAAGCGGAGCATCCCAAACGGGTTAACAAACTCACAGGCCGGCTGGAACGCTGGTGGCAGAGCGTATTGCGTGAAAGAAATTCGTTCAAGATGCCGGTGTTTTTGATCGGGCATAACGGAAAAAAACACAGTACAGTTTTGGCCTATGCCCCCTATGACATCAGCAAAGATGTAAAATGTGCATTTGATCACACCTATAACTGGCGTCAAGCAGGGGATTTTGCCGTATATCACATCCGTGTGCAGATTCCGGGAAGCTACCGGGTGAGCCTGGATTATGAAGCGGCAGAGGTAAAGGGTTCCATGGTACAGGTTGCCGTGAACGGCGCCCGGATTGAAGGCGTGATCGATGATCCGAACCGGGCCGTGCTCGGCAGCATGGACCTTGAATCCGGTGAGCAGTTTCTGACCCTGACGATCAGCAATGCCTCTGCAGATGTCCCGGTTTTTGACAAACTGTACACAATTAATCTGATAAAAACATAA
- a CDS encoding sugar porter family MFS transporter → MSNTPVNTSYVTLVAIAASLGGLLFGYDTAVISGAIGFLRIHFDLSAAQMGWAAASALIGSIIGCLFAGILSDWLGRKKVLILAAVLFEVSALGSALADRLDVFAIYRMIGGCGVGAASMITPLFISEVAPARVRGRLVSLNQFAIVCGMVLIYLINYFIARQGTQLWNVETGWRWMFGSETIPAFVFLIALFFVPESPRWLALNAKSDKAYRILEKIQGSTSAKERISEIKHTLSRESDSANMLFEPRILKLVLIGVVLAVLQQAVGINVILYYAPEIFKQFGSDVNAALLQTLVVGVFNMGFTVFAMLKVDKLGRRPLLLIGSLGMAFCLVSTGILAFVQITTVWSLLLILGYISFFAISVGPVVWIILSELFPTKIRARAMSIATVCLWATNYLISQTFPMIDENKWLVERFHHGFSYWLYGGMCVLMFVFVYKVIPETKGKTLEQIENDLNLI, encoded by the coding sequence ATGAGCAACACCCCTGTTAACACATCCTATGTAACCCTTGTCGCGATTGCCGCTTCCCTGGGCGGCCTGCTGTTCGGTTACGATACGGCCGTCATTTCGGGAGCCATTGGATTTCTGAGAATACATTTTGATCTGTCGGCCGCCCAGATGGGCTGGGCGGCGGCTTCGGCATTGATCGGTTCGATCATTGGATGTTTATTCGCCGGCATACTGAGCGACTGGCTGGGCCGCAAAAAAGTGCTCATACTGGCGGCGGTGCTGTTTGAGGTTTCGGCGCTGGGCTCCGCGCTTGCAGACCGGCTGGATGTTTTTGCAATCTACCGGATGATCGGCGGCTGCGGTGTGGGAGCGGCGTCCATGATCACGCCCTTGTTTATCTCTGAAGTGGCTCCGGCCCGGGTGCGCGGCCGACTGGTGTCGTTGAATCAGTTTGCTATTGTGTGCGGTATGGTGCTGATTTATCTGATTAATTATTTTATTGCGCGTCAGGGGACGCAACTCTGGAACGTCGAAACCGGCTGGCGCTGGATGTTCGGCTCAGAGACGATTCCGGCGTTTGTGTTTTTGATTGCCCTGTTTTTTGTGCCGGAAAGTCCGAGATGGCTGGCCCTGAATGCAAAATCCGATAAAGCGTACCGTATTCTTGAGAAAATTCAGGGCAGCACAAGTGCAAAAGAGCGGATCAGTGAGATTAAACACACCCTGTCACGCGAATCTGATTCGGCAAACATGCTGTTTGAACCGCGTATCCTGAAACTCGTGCTCATCGGGGTTGTGCTTGCGGTATTGCAGCAGGCTGTGGGCATTAACGTGATCCTGTATTACGCCCCGGAAATCTTTAAACAGTTCGGCAGCGATGTCAATGCGGCGCTGCTGCAGACCCTTGTGGTGGGTGTGTTCAATATGGGATTCACGGTATTTGCCATGCTCAAGGTGGACAAGCTCGGCCGCCGGCCGCTGCTGCTTATCGGTTCACTGGGTATGGCGTTTTGTCTGGTGTCGACGGGAATCCTGGCGTTTGTTCAGATCACCACGGTCTGGTCGCTGCTGCTGATTCTGGGATATATTTCTTTTTTCGCCATCTCGGTGGGGCCGGTGGTATGGATCATATTGTCGGAACTATTTCCGACCAAAATCCGCGCCCGCGCCATGTCCATTGCCACGGTGTGTCTGTGGGCGACCAATTATCTGATTTCCCAGACCTTTCCCATGATCGATGAGAACAAATGGCTGGTGGAGCGCTTTCATCACGGATTTTCCTACTGGCTGTACGGCGGCATGTGTGTGTTGATGTTTGTGTTTGTGTATAAAGTCATCCCGGAAACCAAAGGCAAAACCCTGGAACAGATTGAAAACGATTTGAATTTAATATAA
- a CDS encoding GDSL-type esterase/lipase family protein → MMRKLWVVVCALFVFSTVLAVNPGRGRSAHAVFLGNSVFKNADWPQLIGRSDVHNASVSDFTSRQLTWVLDHSVLPYKPAYCFIYTGLEDVLLGVPISEIIKSYHMLCDTLRAHAIEPVINSTLFLENRPLINQSVKKLNAQTEIFCREKGILLIDINRSLCRETGLAPHFTTDGMQLTDEAYTIWAAQLKVCMNDTGEQGQTTYINYTELAKERIDRIMKQSPKHVKLVMLGNSITEQGGNWNKRLGFDRIRNSGQGGYTTGQMLWILDTCVIAASPEACFVMGGINDLTLGVPVDQIFENHKRIVGQLIEHDITPVMQSTLYQHNNPENNAHVRLLNQLLKTFCREHDVHFIDLNAHMSGANGLNAEYTTDGTHLTEQGYEVWSDVLREFIKTHKLNSK, encoded by the coding sequence ATGATGAGAAAACTGTGGGTGGTTGTTTGTGCGCTATTTGTGTTCAGCACTGTGCTGGCCGTGAATCCGGGCAGGGGCCGATCCGCGCATGCGGTGTTTCTCGGCAATTCTGTGTTTAAAAATGCGGACTGGCCGCAGCTGATCGGCCGTTCTGATGTGCATAACGCCAGCGTGTCGGATTTTACCAGTCGGCAGCTGACCTGGGTGCTGGATCACAGTGTGCTGCCCTATAAACCGGCGTATTGTTTTATCTACACCGGTCTGGAAGATGTGCTGCTGGGAGTGCCGATATCGGAAATTATCAAAAGTTACCACATGCTGTGCGACACGCTGCGGGCGCACGCGATTGAGCCGGTGATCAACAGCACGCTGTTTCTGGAAAACCGGCCGCTGATCAACCAGAGCGTCAAAAAGCTGAATGCTCAGACGGAGATTTTTTGCCGGGAAAAAGGCATACTGCTTATTGATATCAATCGTTCGCTGTGCAGAGAAACGGGTCTGGCGCCACACTTTACAACCGACGGCATGCAGTTGACCGACGAGGCATACACGATCTGGGCGGCGCAGCTCAAGGTCTGTATGAATGACACCGGTGAGCAGGGCCAAACCACATACATAAATTACACTGAATTGGCAAAGGAGCGCATTGATCGAATTATGAAACAGTCCCCCAAACATGTCAAGCTGGTGATGCTCGGGAATTCCATTACGGAGCAGGGCGGCAACTGGAACAAACGTCTGGGGTTCGACCGCATCCGCAACAGCGGTCAGGGCGGCTATACCACCGGGCAGATGCTGTGGATACTGGACACTTGCGTAATTGCAGCATCACCAGAAGCCTGTTTTGTGATGGGCGGCATCAATGACCTGACGCTGGGTGTGCCGGTTGATCAGATCTTTGAGAATCACAAACGCATCGTCGGGCAGCTCATCGAGCATGATATCACGCCGGTGATGCAGTCCACCTTGTATCAGCACAACAATCCGGAGAACAATGCGCATGTCCGGCTGTTGAATCAGCTGTTAAAAACATTCTGCCGGGAGCATGATGTTCATTTTATTGATTTGAATGCACACATGTCCGGTGCGAACGGACTGAACGCTGAATACACCACAGACGGCACGCATTTGACCGAACAGGGTTATGAGGTGTGGTCGGATGTGCTGCGTGAGTTTATCAAAACCCATAAATTAAACTCTAAATAA